In the Heteronotia binoei isolate CCM8104 ecotype False Entrance Well chromosome 13, APGP_CSIRO_Hbin_v1, whole genome shotgun sequence genome, one interval contains:
- the RSAD1 gene encoding radical S-adenosyl methionine domain-containing protein 1, mitochondrial codes for MGTEQRLRGRILAALRRLQPVPTRHLSRLRPLAAEKQAALYIHWPYCEKRCSYCNFNKYIPRSMDEPRMRDCLIQEARTLIQLSQVQRITSVFFGGGTPSMASPFTIGDILETISQCAHLAEGTEVTLEANPTSADASRLAEFRRAGVNRLSIGIQSVNDADMKLLGRNHTAFEALRTLEEAKKLFPGRTSIDLIFGLPGQTVTSWVQSLQKLLPMCDDHISLYQLTLERGTSLFKQVHQGYLPMPDVDVVAEMYDCARHILQDAGFRQYEVSNFARNGALSAHNLSYWQGSQYIGLGPGAHGRFVPWGDVKIQREARIQTLEPDVWMKEVLAFGHGTRKRTALSELDILEEVLMLGLRMDVGISHQHWLRFSPALSLWNVFGGSEEVKGLEEQDLLLLENRGLRCSWKGLAVLDTLLPTLLSQLQQAWAERKERSSRT; via the exons ATGGGCACGGAGCAGAGACTGCGGGGCAGAATCCTCGCGGCGCTGCGCCGGCTGCAGCCTGTCCCAACACGACATCTGAGCCGACTCCGCCCCCTGGCGGCAGAAAAGCAAGCCGCTCTCTACATCCAC TGGCCTTACTGTGAAAAGCGCTGCAGCTACTGCAACTTCAACAAGTACATTCCCCGTAGTATGGATGAGCCAAGGATGAGAGACTGCCTCATTCAGGAGGCCAGAACCTTGATTCAACTCAGCCAAGTTCAGAG AATTACTTCAgtattttttggtggggggacaCCAAGCATGGCCAGCCCATTCACAATTGGTGATATCCTGGAGACCATCTCTCAATGCGCCCATTTAGCAGAAGGTACAGAGGTCACATTGGAAGCCAACCCCACTTCGGCTGATGCTTCACGCCTTGCAGAATTCCGGAGAGCTGGTGTCAACCGCCTCTCCATTGGTATACAG TCCGTTAACGATGCAGACATGAAGCTCCTTGGAAGGAACCACACAGCGTTTGAGGCCTTGAGAACTTTAGAAGAAGCCAAGAAACTGTTTCCAGGCCGTACATCTATTGACCTCATTTTTGGTCTACCAGGTCAGACAGTTACTTCATGGGTCCAGAGCTTGCAGAAATTGCTCCCCATGTGTGATGACCACATTTCTCTCTATCAGCTGACCCTGGAGAGGGGTACCTCACTCTTCAAACAAGTCCACCAGGGTTACTTGCCAATGCCAGATGTGGATGTAGTAGCAGAAATGTATGACTGTGCACGGCACATTCTGCAGGATGCAGGTTTTCGTCAGTACGAGGTCTCCAATTTTGCTAGGAAT ggAGCACTTAGTGCTCATAACTTGTCCTACTGGCAAGGCAGTCAATATATTGGGCTTGGACCGG GAGCCCATGGGAGATTTGTGCCATGGGGAGATGTTAAGATCCAGCGAGAGGCCAGGATACAGACTCTGGAGCCAGATGTATGGATGAAGGAGGTGCTGGCTTTTGGACATGGGACTCGGAAGAGAACTGCACTGAGTGAACTGGACAT ATTGGAAGAGGTTCTGATGCTTGGACTCCGCATGGATGTCGGAATTTCACATCAG CACTGGCTTAGATTTTCCCCCGCTTTGAGTCTGTGGAATGTGTTTGGAGGATCAGAGGAAGTGAAAGGCTTGGAGGAGCAAGACTTGCTGTTACTGGAAAACAG GGGCCTAAGGTGTTCTTGGAAAGGTCTGGCTGTGCTGGATACTCTGCTGCCGACACTTCTTAGCCAGCTTCAACAGGCTTgggcagaaagaaaagaaaggtcaAGTCGGACCTGA